Proteins from one Parvibaculum lavamentivorans DS-1 genomic window:
- a CDS encoding zinc-dependent alcohol dehydrogenase family protein has translation MRAMLLDAPGKPLRLASLPVPRPGPGEVLVKVEACGVCRTDLHVVDGELPEPKLPLIPGHEIIGRVAALGEGVTALAPGARVGIPWLGWTCGACRYCRADKENLCENALFTGYTRDGGYAEYALADARFCFPVAESYGAAEAAPLLCAGLIGYRSLRMAGEAGLLGIYGFGAAAHIVAQVARHEGWRLFAFVKPGDEKAKEFALSLGAEWAGGSDETPPEPLDAAIIYAPAGPLVPAALKTVAPGGRVVCAGIHMSDIPSFPYDILWRERSVHSVANLTRADGEAFLSLAPKVPIVTTVETVPLAEANEALARLRDGRLTGAAVLVME, from the coding sequence ATGCGCGCCATGCTGCTCGATGCGCCGGGAAAGCCGCTGCGCCTGGCATCGCTTCCCGTGCCGCGTCCCGGTCCCGGCGAAGTGCTGGTGAAGGTCGAGGCCTGCGGCGTCTGCCGTACCGATCTTCACGTCGTTGATGGCGAGTTGCCGGAACCGAAACTCCCCCTCATTCCCGGCCACGAAATCATCGGCCGCGTCGCAGCCCTTGGCGAAGGCGTCACCGCCCTCGCTCCCGGTGCGCGTGTCGGCATTCCCTGGCTCGGTTGGACCTGCGGTGCCTGCCGCTATTGCCGCGCGGACAAGGAAAATCTTTGCGAGAACGCGCTCTTCACGGGCTACACGCGCGATGGCGGCTATGCCGAATATGCGCTCGCCGATGCGCGCTTCTGCTTTCCCGTCGCCGAAAGCTATGGCGCGGCGGAAGCGGCTCCCCTCCTCTGCGCCGGACTGATCGGCTATCGCTCGCTTCGCATGGCGGGAGAGGCAGGCCTGCTCGGCATCTACGGCTTCGGCGCTGCCGCGCATATCGTGGCGCAGGTAGCGCGCCACGAAGGCTGGCGGCTCTTCGCCTTCGTGAAGCCCGGTGACGAGAAGGCAAAGGAATTCGCCCTTTCGCTCGGCGCCGAATGGGCAGGCGGCTCCGATGAGACGCCGCCGGAACCTCTCGACGCCGCCATCATCTATGCGCCTGCGGGGCCTCTCGTCCCCGCCGCGCTCAAGACGGTTGCGCCGGGCGGCCGCGTCGTCTGCGCCGGCATCCACATGTCGGACATCCCGTCCTTTCCCTACGATATTCTCTGGCGCGAGCGGTCGGTGCATTCCGTCGCCAATCTCACCCGCGCCGATGGCGAGGCGTTTCTGTCCCTCGCGCCGAAAGTGCCCATTGTGACGACGGTCGAAACCGTCCCGCTGGCCGAAGCGAATGAAGCTCTGGCGCGGCTCCGCGACGGCCGGCTCACAGGCGCGGCCGTGCTGGTGATGGAGTGA
- a CDS encoding PstS family phosphate ABC transporter substrate-binding protein, with protein MKQHAALFVLFSAALLSPAHALDERYPSYKPYTELSGRVEIAGAPAPRSLMLLWTESFRMLQPDVSLVETEPGRGEVKIRAAMQTLAILVHKDNPLDCLPLSKLRAVYANENPVWGDAGATGEWAARPVERFVREPGSSDNGFFAEKVLGGAALPANAETVTRATRLLRALQSRPGGIGYAPAGYRGENVRPLKISDGGDCAAPSIASVQRAVYPLARLVHLEGPASEAGRAFFDYVLSSEGQHDATIAGFYPLPWIFAVEERTKLGLD; from the coding sequence ATGAAACAGCACGCCGCCTTGTTCGTCCTCTTCTCCGCCGCCCTTCTCTCGCCCGCCCATGCGCTGGACGAGCGATACCCCTCCTATAAGCCGTATACGGAGCTTTCCGGTCGGGTGGAAATCGCGGGCGCGCCCGCGCCGCGGAGCCTGATGCTGCTCTGGACGGAAAGTTTCCGCATGCTCCAGCCGGATGTATCGCTCGTCGAAACGGAGCCGGGCAGGGGAGAGGTGAAAATCCGCGCCGCCATGCAGACGCTCGCCATTCTCGTCCACAAGGACAACCCGCTCGACTGCCTGCCGCTCTCGAAGCTGAGGGCCGTCTATGCAAACGAGAACCCGGTCTGGGGCGATGCCGGCGCAACCGGCGAATGGGCGGCGAGGCCGGTCGAGCGTTTTGTCCGCGAGCCGGGATCAAGCGACAACGGCTTCTTCGCAGAGAAGGTTCTGGGCGGCGCCGCCCTTCCCGCTAACGCCGAAACGGTGACGCGCGCAACGCGGCTCCTCCGCGCGCTTCAGTCCCGCCCCGGCGGCATCGGCTACGCGCCTGCCGGCTATCGAGGTGAAAACGTCCGTCCACTGAAAATCTCCGACGGCGGCGACTGCGCCGCGCCTTCCATTGCCAGCGTGCAGCGGGCGGTTTATCCTCTGGCGCGCCTCGTCCATCTCGAAGGGCCGGCGAGCGAGGCCGGCCGCGCCTTCTTCGATTACGTTCTTTCGAGCGAAGGCCAGCACGACGCGACCATCGCGGGCTTTTATCCCCTCCCGTGGATATTCGCGGTCGAGGAACGGACGAAACTCGGACTCGATTGA
- a CDS encoding spinster family MFS transporter: protein MTDRVDAAGGAATGVAPSAGFTPAYRNYALFILMVAYTANYVDRQILAILLEPIKQDLGLNDTQLGFLSGITFAIFYATLGVPIAMWADRTNRRNIVALALTIFSSMTVVCGFVTNFAQLALARIGVGIGEAGSSPPSHSMISDMFPPEKRASAMGIYSLGINIGILIGFLVGGWVSQWYGWRAAFFIVGAPGLLIALLVRFTLKEPERGHADGIASQASAAAPKVMEVWKLLWSQRSFRHISIGCALAAFGGYAGVTWIPAFLMRSFQMSPGEIGTWLALIIGFVGGAGTYLTSWLADRYGKGDVRWNMWVVAIVMLVCFPFAVGMYLSMDKYWALAFFLVPAFAGAAYIGPSLAMTQGLVTLRMRAVASAVLFLILNLIGMGLGPQAVGIVSDLYNPLYGAESLRYALLTVMVVWPWAAVHFVLAAKTLKEDLARAKAHSLR, encoded by the coding sequence ATGACAGACCGTGTGGACGCCGCGGGCGGCGCCGCCACCGGCGTTGCGCCGTCGGCAGGCTTCACGCCCGCCTACCGGAACTATGCCCTCTTTATACTGATGGTCGCCTACACGGCGAATTACGTCGACAGGCAGATCCTCGCGATCCTGCTGGAGCCGATCAAGCAGGATCTCGGCCTCAACGACACGCAGCTCGGTTTCCTCTCCGGCATCACCTTCGCGATTTTCTACGCAACGCTCGGCGTTCCGATCGCCATGTGGGCGGACCGCACGAACCGGCGCAATATCGTGGCGCTCGCGCTCACCATCTTCTCCAGCATGACGGTGGTCTGCGGCTTCGTCACCAACTTCGCGCAGCTCGCGCTGGCGCGTATCGGCGTCGGCATCGGCGAGGCCGGGTCGAGCCCGCCTTCCCATTCCATGATCTCCGACATGTTCCCGCCGGAAAAGCGCGCAAGCGCCATGGGCATTTATTCGCTCGGCATCAATATCGGCATTCTCATCGGCTTCCTCGTCGGCGGCTGGGTCAGCCAGTGGTATGGCTGGCGCGCGGCCTTCTTCATTGTCGGCGCGCCGGGCCTCCTCATCGCGCTCCTCGTCCGCTTCACCTTGAAGGAGCCTGAGCGCGGCCATGCGGATGGCATCGCCTCGCAGGCATCGGCCGCCGCGCCCAAGGTCATGGAAGTCTGGAAGCTGCTCTGGTCGCAGCGTTCCTTCCGGCACATTTCCATTGGCTGCGCGCTCGCCGCCTTCGGCGGCTATGCGGGCGTCACCTGGATACCTGCCTTCCTGATGCGCTCCTTCCAGATGTCGCCGGGCGAAATCGGCACCTGGCTCGCGCTCATCATCGGCTTTGTCGGCGGTGCGGGCACCTATCTCACAAGCTGGCTTGCCGATCGTTATGGCAAGGGCGATGTGCGCTGGAACATGTGGGTGGTCGCCATCGTCATGCTGGTCTGCTTCCCCTTCGCGGTCGGCATGTATCTGTCGATGGACAAATACTGGGCACTGGCCTTCTTCCTTGTGCCGGCCTTCGCGGGCGCGGCCTATATCGGGCCGAGCCTCGCCATGACGCAGGGCCTCGTCACCCTGCGCATGCGGGCCGTCGCCTCGGCGGTGCTGTTCCTGATCCTGAACCTCATCGGCATGGGCCTCGGGCCGCAGGCCGTGGGCATCGTCAGCGATCTCTACAATCCGCTCTACGGCGCGGAATCGCTCCGCTACGCGCTCCTCACCGTCATGGTGGTCTGGCCCTGGGCAGCGGTGCATTTCGTGCTGGCGGCAAAAACGCTGAAGGAAGACCTCGCCCGCGCCAAGGCGCATAGCCTGAGATAG
- a CDS encoding AlkA N-terminal domain-containing protein — translation MKHAIDMDPVPYPLDPDACYRAIEAKDARFDGRFFVCVSTTGIYCRPVCPARVPKRQHCSFVPSAAAAEAAGFRSCLRCRPEAAPGTPAWAGTAATVSRALRLIEEGALDEGRLEDLAMRLGLGERQLRRLFLAHVGAGPQAVAANRRLLTAKQLISDTNMPLAEVAFAAGYRSLRRFNDAILTAYGVAPGEIRRASEKQAGGSIRIRLGYRPPFDFDRILAYLSSRALPGVERISEGRYARSFHLGGVKGLVTVTPAATGSALDARIAVLDAKGGTVPVRAIAARLRRLFDLDAEPGAIAAAFAGDPAIGPRFARVPGLRVAGAFDGFELAVRAVLGQQISVKGATTIAGRIVARLGEEVTTEEPGITHFFPAPRALARADLSGLGLTGGRIATLTSLAQAVASGALDFTPRESLDAKLAELTALPGIGEWTAHYVALRALGEPDAFPASDLGLRKAVGKGEPVSTKELERMAESWRPWRGYAALALWTIDGE, via the coding sequence ATGAAACACGCAATCGACATGGACCCCGTTCCCTATCCGCTCGACCCGGACGCCTGCTACCGCGCCATCGAGGCGAAGGATGCACGCTTCGACGGGCGCTTTTTCGTCTGCGTCTCGACGACCGGCATCTATTGCCGCCCGGTCTGTCCCGCCCGCGTGCCGAAGCGGCAGCATTGCAGCTTCGTGCCGAGCGCCGCGGCAGCGGAAGCGGCGGGGTTTCGCTCCTGCCTGCGCTGCCGCCCGGAAGCGGCGCCCGGCACGCCCGCCTGGGCCGGGACGGCGGCGACGGTCTCGCGCGCGCTGCGGCTGATCGAGGAAGGGGCGCTGGACGAGGGGCGGCTCGAAGATCTCGCCATGCGTCTCGGCCTTGGCGAGCGGCAGTTGCGCCGGCTCTTCCTCGCGCATGTCGGCGCGGGGCCGCAGGCGGTGGCCGCGAACCGCCGGTTGCTGACCGCGAAGCAGCTCATCAGCGATACGAACATGCCTCTTGCCGAAGTCGCCTTTGCGGCCGGCTACCGGAGCCTTCGCCGCTTCAACGATGCGATCCTCACCGCTTATGGCGTGGCGCCGGGCGAAATCCGCCGCGCCTCGGAGAAGCAGGCGGGGGGCAGCATCCGCATTCGGCTCGGCTATCGCCCGCCTTTCGATTTCGACCGTATTCTCGCCTATCTCTCGTCACGCGCGCTGCCGGGCGTCGAAAGGATTTCGGAGGGCCGCTATGCAAGGAGCTTCCATCTCGGGGGCGTCAAAGGCCTTGTCACCGTTACGCCCGCCGCGACGGGAAGCGCGCTCGATGCGCGCATTGCCGTTCTCGACGCGAAGGGCGGCACGGTGCCTGTGCGCGCGATTGCCGCGCGGCTTCGCCGGTTGTTCGATCTCGATGCGGAGCCCGGCGCCATTGCCGCCGCCTTTGCCGGCGATCCGGCAATCGGCCCCCGCTTCGCGCGCGTGCCGGGCTTGCGCGTGGCCGGCGCCTTTGACGGCTTCGAGCTGGCGGTGCGGGCCGTGCTCGGCCAGCAGATTTCGGTGAAGGGGGCGACCACCATTGCAGGCCGCATCGTGGCGCGGCTTGGCGAGGAGGTGACGACGGAGGAGCCCGGCATCACGCATTTCTTTCCCGCGCCGCGCGCGCTTGCCCGCGCCGATCTATCCGGCCTCGGCCTGACGGGCGGACGCATCGCGACACTGACATCGCTCGCACAGGCGGTTGCCTCCGGCGCGCTCGACTTCACGCCGCGCGAAAGCCTTGACGCGAAGCTCGCCGAGCTGACGGCCTTGCCCGGCATCGGCGAGTGGACAGCGCATTACGTGGCGCTGCGGGCGCTGGGCGAACCCGATGCCTTTCCGGCCTCCGACCTCGGTCTGCGCAAGGCAGTGGGCAAGGGCGAGCCGGTTTCGACAAAGGAGCTGGAGCGGATGGCCGAAAGCTGGCGCCCCTGGCGCGGCTATGCGGCGCTGGCGCTCTGGACGATTGATGGAGAGTGA